One Longimicrobiaceae bacterium genomic window carries:
- a CDS encoding AAA family ATPase, giving the protein MIARAHPAGPPAPDPPLDGTGAQDHRARGLVRSLKAARRVSVPLVAVTTPDPAATIETIGRELAAEVPQLEWDGARGMRGRNDAGHAARQEVLGTAYDPTVANPLELFTQAQRLPEESVLWVHMANRWITSPPVIQALWNLRDEFKHDRRTVVLLAPALDLPPELSGDVMVLDDPLPGPAALEVIVREVYAAAELVPHEEDVAAAIEAVQGLPAFQAEQVAAMSLTPGGLDVDAVWEHKRRQIELTPGLKVQRGGSRFADVGGVETIKGFLGRVLAGSSPPGAVVFLDEIEKFLAGASGDGADSSGVSQDQLGTILSYMQDEEAVGALFVGPPGSAKSMVAKACGNEAGIPTIQLDLGGVKGSLVGESERQLRAALKVVTSVSNGRSLWLATSNSITSLPPELRRRFGLGTYFFDIPTDAERARIWEIWLRKYGLAADGALPRGDGWTGAEIRQCCDIAWRLRCPLAEAAGFVVPVSLSSAEQLDQLRRSADGRFLSASAPGVYRHPSTRPAPAPRSRRVTHDPSRN; this is encoded by the coding sequence ATGATCGCAAGAGCCCATCCGGCCGGACCACCGGCCCCCGACCCGCCGCTGGACGGGACGGGCGCGCAGGACCACCGCGCCCGCGGCCTGGTCCGCTCGCTCAAGGCCGCGCGGCGAGTCAGCGTCCCGCTGGTGGCGGTCACCACGCCTGACCCGGCCGCCACCATCGAGACGATCGGCCGCGAGCTGGCGGCGGAGGTCCCGCAGCTCGAGTGGGACGGCGCGCGCGGGATGCGCGGCCGCAACGACGCCGGCCACGCGGCCCGCCAGGAAGTGCTCGGGACGGCGTACGACCCCACCGTCGCCAACCCGCTGGAGCTGTTCACCCAGGCGCAGCGCCTCCCCGAGGAGTCGGTCCTCTGGGTCCACATGGCCAACCGGTGGATCACCAGCCCCCCCGTCATCCAGGCGCTCTGGAACCTGCGCGACGAGTTCAAGCACGACCGGCGCACCGTCGTGCTCCTCGCCCCCGCGCTCGACCTGCCGCCGGAGCTTTCCGGCGACGTGATGGTGCTGGACGACCCGCTTCCGGGCCCCGCCGCGCTGGAGGTGATCGTCCGGGAGGTGTACGCGGCCGCGGAGCTGGTGCCGCACGAGGAGGACGTGGCCGCGGCGATCGAGGCCGTACAGGGCCTCCCGGCGTTCCAGGCCGAGCAGGTAGCGGCGATGAGCCTCACCCCCGGCGGGCTCGACGTGGACGCCGTGTGGGAGCACAAGCGGCGGCAGATCGAGCTCACTCCCGGGCTCAAGGTGCAGCGCGGGGGGAGCCGCTTCGCGGACGTCGGCGGGGTCGAGACGATCAAGGGCTTCCTCGGGCGCGTGCTCGCGGGCAGCTCGCCCCCGGGCGCCGTGGTCTTCCTCGACGAGATCGAGAAGTTCCTGGCCGGGGCGAGCGGCGACGGCGCGGACAGCAGCGGCGTCTCGCAGGACCAGCTCGGGACGATCCTGAGCTACATGCAGGACGAGGAGGCGGTCGGCGCCCTCTTCGTGGGCCCGCCGGGGAGCGCCAAGTCCATGGTCGCGAAGGCGTGCGGGAACGAGGCGGGGATCCCGACGATCCAGCTCGACCTCGGCGGCGTGAAGGGCAGCCTGGTGGGCGAGAGCGAGCGCCAGCTGCGCGCGGCTCTCAAGGTCGTCACGTCCGTCAGCAACGGCCGCTCCCTCTGGCTCGCCACCTCGAACAGCATCACCAGCCTGCCGCCGGAGCTGCGGCGGCGGTTCGGGCTCGGCACCTACTTCTTCGACATCCCGACGGACGCCGAGCGCGCGCGCATCTGGGAGATCTGGCTGCGCAAGTACGGGCTCGCCGCAGACGGAGCGCTCCCGCGCGGCGACGGATGGACGGGAGCGGAGATCCGGCAGTGCTGCGACATCGCGTGGCGGCTGCGCTGCCCGCTCGCGGAGGCGGCCGGCTTCGTCGTCCCCGTGAGCCTGTCCTCCGCGGAGCAGCTCGACCAGCTCCGCCGCTCCGCCGACGGGCGGTTCCTCTCCGCCAGCGCCCCGGGCGTGTACCGCCACCCCTCTACGCGCCCGGCGCCGGCCCCCAGGAGCCGGCGCGTCACCCACGACCCCAGCCGGAACTGA
- the ligD gene encoding non-homologous end-joining DNA ligase, with amino-acid sequence MLAEAAPVLPAGRGWLFEPKYDGVRVLAYAREDRVTLTSRKGNSLTRQFPDVVEPLRALRAGVGRDFLVDGEIVSTTGDGFAGFQVLQSRLGVEQPFRVRMLALRIPAALVTFDVLSVGGAALLDRALAERRQVLEALLSDPPSGIRLGEQDEDGPALLARSLAERWEGLVAKRADSRYLPGQRAAAWLKIKAARRQEFVVAGFTVSASEHREFAALVLGYHDGRGDLVYAGSVGSGFTRRDLADAHQRLRPLECPRCAFAARPALDDPVRWTEPRLVAEVRFADWTADGRLRSPVFVAFRQDKEPRDVVREP; translated from the coding sequence ATGCTCGCCGAAGCCGCGCCCGTCCTGCCCGCGGGGCGCGGGTGGCTCTTCGAGCCCAAGTACGACGGGGTCCGCGTGCTCGCCTACGCGCGCGAGGACCGCGTGACGCTGACGAGCCGGAAGGGGAACTCCCTCACCCGGCAGTTTCCGGACGTGGTCGAGCCCCTTCGCGCACTCCGCGCCGGCGTCGGCCGCGATTTCCTCGTCGACGGCGAGATCGTCAGCACCACGGGCGACGGCTTCGCCGGCTTCCAGGTGCTCCAGTCGCGCCTGGGTGTGGAGCAGCCGTTCCGGGTGCGGATGCTCGCGCTGCGCATCCCCGCGGCGCTCGTCACTTTCGACGTGCTCTCCGTGGGGGGCGCCGCCCTCCTGGACCGGGCTCTCGCCGAGCGCCGGCAGGTGCTGGAGGCGCTGCTGTCCGATCCACCCTCCGGGATCCGCCTGGGCGAGCAGGACGAGGATGGCCCCGCCCTGCTCGCGCGGTCGCTGGCGGAGCGCTGGGAGGGGCTGGTCGCCAAGCGGGCGGACTCCCGGTACCTGCCCGGCCAGCGGGCGGCGGCCTGGCTCAAGATCAAGGCCGCGCGGCGGCAGGAGTTCGTCGTCGCGGGCTTCACGGTCTCCGCTTCGGAGCACCGCGAGTTCGCCGCTCTCGTCCTCGGCTACCACGACGGACGAGGCGATCTCGTCTACGCGGGGTCGGTCGGCTCCGGCTTCACACGCCGGGACCTGGCGGATGCGCACCAGCGCCTTCGCCCCCTGGAGTGCCCGCGGTGCGCCTTCGCTGCGCGGCCAGCGCTCGACGATCCGGTGCGCTGGACGGAGCCCCGCCTCGTGGCCGAGGTGCGCTTCGCCGACTGGACCGCGGACGGCCGTCTCCGGTCGCCCGTGTTCGTTGCTTTCCGCCAGGACAAGGAGCCGCGCGACGTGGTCCGCGAGCCCTGA
- a CDS encoding Ku protein codes for MARSVWNGTLGFGLLNIPVALYTSVREQDLSFKQLCPEHRVPIAMKRCCSQDDADLAFADLAKGFEVAPGEYVVLSEEDMERAALPLSRSFDIQLFLPESEVDLRFFHTPYFVVPKAEGARTYALLREAVRRTGRVAVGKIALKTKQQIAALRVSGSALVLHLMHWPDELVAAEFAFPDEMHDPAELALAEQLVAGFGGTLAGAAWTDEYRANLERIIEARVRGEEVEFTAAPAREATDVIDLVAVLRASLAARKAA; via the coding sequence ATGGCACGCAGCGTCTGGAACGGCACCCTCGGCTTCGGGCTGCTGAACATCCCCGTCGCGCTCTACACGAGCGTCCGCGAGCAGGACCTGTCGTTCAAGCAGCTCTGCCCCGAGCACCGCGTCCCCATCGCCATGAAGCGGTGCTGCAGCCAGGACGACGCGGATCTCGCCTTCGCGGACCTCGCCAAGGGCTTCGAGGTCGCGCCCGGGGAGTACGTGGTCCTCAGCGAGGAGGACATGGAGCGCGCCGCGCTACCCCTGTCCAGGAGCTTCGACATCCAACTCTTCCTCCCCGAGAGCGAGGTGGACCTGCGCTTCTTCCACACCCCGTACTTCGTCGTCCCGAAGGCGGAGGGCGCGCGCACCTACGCGCTGCTGCGGGAAGCGGTCCGGCGCACGGGCAGGGTCGCCGTCGGCAAGATCGCCCTCAAGACCAAGCAGCAGATCGCGGCGCTGCGCGTCTCGGGCTCCGCGCTGGTCCTCCATCTCATGCACTGGCCCGACGAGCTGGTGGCGGCGGAGTTCGCCTTCCCCGACGAGATGCACGACCCCGCGGAGCTGGCGCTGGCGGAGCAGCTGGTCGCGGGCTTCGGCGGCACCCTGGCGGGGGCAGCGTGGACGGACGAGTACCGCGCCAACTTGGAGCGGATCATCGAGGCGCGCGTACGCGGCGAGGAGGTCGAGTTCACCGCCGCGCCCGCCCGCGAAGCGACCGACGTGATCGACCTGGTGGCGGTCCTGCGCGCTTCGCTGGCGGCCAGGAAGGCGGCCTGA
- a CDS encoding JAB domain-containing protein has translation MTLPLEPAVGSIDADAADAAQKALHRHRRRHGETTPGGRILTHDPGDLALHELLSILLEPGLGRARADAAAIQLMCGLPAVDGRGPLRRMGRATASEICATAGITPVATARILAALEFARRFATEPALAPGTRIVDSDSIFRRVHSRMRDLDRTEYWTLVLNHQNEIVREFVVSRGLRSAALVHAREVFRPALREHAPRVVLVHNDPDARGVPTPSAFDRMTTHQLSRGAETLDLMLMDHVIVGDAGYFSFAKAGMLVAPQQAAMPDDADLLPFGRSTGRSRRAGGAGVAGAPDALAA, from the coding sequence ATGACCCTCCCGCTCGAACCCGCCGTGGGATCCATCGACGCCGACGCAGCGGACGCGGCGCAGAAGGCGCTCCACAGGCACCGGCGCCGGCACGGGGAGACGACGCCCGGCGGCCGGATCCTGACCCACGACCCCGGGGACCTCGCGCTGCACGAGCTGCTGTCCATCCTCCTCGAGCCGGGGCTGGGGCGCGCCCGGGCAGACGCCGCCGCGATCCAGCTCATGTGCGGTCTCCCGGCGGTGGACGGGCGCGGTCCCCTGCGCCGGATGGGGCGGGCAACGGCCTCGGAGATCTGCGCAACCGCCGGCATCACGCCCGTGGCCACGGCGCGGATCCTCGCCGCACTGGAGTTCGCGCGCCGGTTCGCGACGGAGCCGGCCCTCGCGCCGGGCACCCGCATCGTGGACTCGGACTCGATCTTCCGCCGCGTGCACTCGCGGATGCGCGACCTGGACAGGACCGAGTACTGGACCCTGGTGCTGAACCACCAGAACGAGATCGTGCGCGAGTTCGTCGTGAGCCGGGGACTGCGGTCGGCTGCGCTCGTGCATGCGCGCGAGGTGTTCCGCCCCGCACTGCGCGAGCACGCCCCGCGCGTCGTCCTGGTGCACAACGACCCGGACGCGCGGGGTGTCCCCACGCCGTCCGCCTTCGACCGGATGACCACGCACCAGCTCAGCCGGGGGGCTGAGACCCTGGACCTGATGCTCATGGACCACGTGATCGTCGGGGACGCCGGCTACTTCTCGTTCGCGAAGGCGGGGATGCTGGTCGCGCCGCAGCAGGCGGCGATGCCCGACGACGCCGACCTCCTCCCGTTCGGCCGCTCCACGGGCCGGTCGCGGAGGGCCGGCGGCGCGGGGGTGGCGGGTGCGCCGGACGCGCTCGCCGCGTAG